The Enterococcus rotai genome includes a window with the following:
- the uvrA gene encoding excinuclease ABC subunit UvrA — protein sequence MANDKIVIHGARAHNLKDIDVTIPRDKMVVVTGLSGSGKSSLAFDTLYAEGQRRYVESLSAYARQFLGQMDKPDVDSIDGLSPAISIDQKTTSKNPRSTVGTVTEINDYLRLLFARVGHPICPNDGTEITSQSVEQMVDKVLELPEKTKLQVLAPVIVKKKGQHKKVFEMIQREGYVRMRVDGETYDVSEAPELEKNKKHDIAIVIDRIVVKEGIRSRLFDSFEAALRLADGYALVDVIGGEEMLFSEHYACPYCGFTVGELEPRLFSFNAPFGACPDCDGLGIKLEVDRDLVIPDPTKTLREGAIAPWNPISSQYYPQMLEQAADSFNIDMDTPFNELPEEHQEIILNGSNGEPFHFHYENDFGGVRDVEVPFEGVLTNIKRRYHETNSDFTRDQMRLYMTELTCQTCKGYRLNPQALSVKIDNTNIGQVSELAIKNAVKFFETVTLSEQEQMIAKPILKEVEDRLNFLKNVGLDYLTLSRAAGTLSGGEAQRIRLATQIGSNLSGVLYILDEPSIGLHQRDNDRLIESLKKMRDLGNTLIVVEHDEDTMRASDYLIDVGPGAGHLGGEIVASGTPDEVAKNPNSLTGQYLSGKKVIPVPKERRKGNGKVIKVTGAAENNLKNVTVEFPLGEFVAVTGVSGSGKSTLVNQILKKALAQKINRNSNKPGKHKSITGYKHIEKIIDIDQSPIGRTPRSNPATYTSVFDDIRDLFAKTNEAKVRGYKKGRFSFNVKGGRCEACRGDGIIKIEMHFLPDVYVPCEVCHGKRYNSETLEVHYKGKNISDILDMTVEDAVAFFQHIPKIHRKLKTIVDVGLGYVTLGQPATTLSGGEAQRMKLASELHKNSNGKNFYILDEPTTGLHTDDIARLLVVLERLVEAGNTVLVIEHNLDVIKSADHVIDLGPEGGDGGGTIVATGTPEDIAKVKASYTGKYLKRVL from the coding sequence ATGGCAAATGATAAAATCGTCATTCATGGCGCACGTGCACATAATTTAAAAGATATAGATGTTACGATTCCTCGTGACAAAATGGTTGTAGTAACTGGGCTTTCTGGTTCTGGGAAAAGTTCACTAGCTTTTGATACGCTATACGCAGAAGGGCAACGCCGTTATGTGGAAAGTCTTTCAGCTTACGCAAGACAATTTTTGGGTCAGATGGATAAACCTGATGTAGACAGTATTGATGGGTTGAGTCCAGCGATTTCGATCGATCAAAAAACGACAAGTAAAAACCCACGCTCAACAGTAGGAACCGTAACCGAGATCAATGATTACTTAAGATTGTTGTTTGCTCGAGTAGGGCATCCAATTTGCCCAAATGATGGTACTGAAATCACGAGTCAATCTGTTGAACAGATGGTAGACAAAGTCTTAGAACTGCCGGAAAAAACGAAGCTCCAAGTACTAGCACCTGTGATCGTGAAGAAAAAAGGGCAACACAAAAAAGTATTTGAAATGATTCAACGAGAAGGCTATGTTCGGATGCGGGTAGATGGGGAAACCTATGATGTAAGCGAAGCACCTGAACTTGAAAAAAATAAAAAGCATGATATTGCGATCGTGATCGATCGTATTGTTGTAAAGGAAGGCATCCGTTCCCGTTTATTTGATTCATTTGAAGCAGCCTTAAGATTGGCAGACGGTTATGCACTAGTTGACGTAATTGGTGGAGAAGAAATGTTGTTCAGCGAACATTATGCTTGTCCATACTGTGGTTTTACAGTAGGTGAATTAGAACCAAGATTGTTTTCTTTTAATGCGCCATTTGGAGCGTGTCCTGATTGTGATGGATTAGGAATAAAATTGGAAGTCGATCGTGATCTAGTCATTCCAGATCCAACTAAAACATTGCGAGAAGGGGCAATTGCACCTTGGAATCCAATCAGTTCTCAATATTATCCGCAAATGTTGGAACAAGCAGCTGACAGTTTCAATATTGACATGGATACACCATTCAACGAACTTCCCGAGGAACATCAAGAAATTATTTTGAATGGTTCGAATGGAGAACCTTTCCACTTTCATTATGAAAATGATTTTGGCGGAGTGCGTGATGTGGAAGTTCCATTTGAGGGTGTCTTAACAAATATCAAACGTCGATACCATGAAACAAATAGTGACTTTACTCGTGATCAAATGCGATTATATATGACTGAATTAACTTGTCAAACATGTAAAGGGTACCGTTTGAATCCCCAAGCTTTATCCGTTAAAATCGATAACACGAATATCGGTCAAGTCAGTGAATTAGCTATTAAAAATGCAGTAAAATTTTTCGAAACAGTGACGTTATCTGAACAAGAACAAATGATTGCCAAACCGATTTTAAAGGAAGTTGAGGATCGTCTGAACTTTTTAAAAAATGTCGGGCTGGATTATTTAACTCTTAGCAGAGCAGCTGGGACATTGTCGGGTGGTGAAGCACAGCGGATTCGTTTAGCGACTCAAATTGGTTCTAATTTGTCGGGTGTTTTATATATTTTAGATGAGCCATCGATTGGACTTCATCAAAGAGATAATGATCGTCTGATCGAATCATTGAAGAAAATGCGTGATCTAGGCAATACCTTGATCGTCGTGGAGCATGATGAAGACACAATGCGAGCGTCTGATTACTTGATCGATGTGGGACCTGGTGCTGGACATTTAGGCGGAGAAATCGTAGCTTCTGGTACGCCGGATGAAGTCGCAAAAAATCCTAATTCTTTAACTGGTCAGTATTTATCTGGGAAAAAAGTAATCCCAGTTCCTAAAGAACGCCGTAAAGGGAACGGTAAAGTAATCAAAGTTACTGGTGCAGCTGAAAATAACTTGAAAAATGTTACAGTAGAATTTCCTTTAGGAGAATTTGTGGCTGTAACTGGCGTTTCAGGGTCTGGGAAAAGTACCTTGGTCAACCAAATTTTGAAAAAAGCTTTAGCTCAAAAAATCAATCGTAATTCGAATAAACCTGGAAAACACAAAAGTATTACTGGATACAAACATATCGAAAAGATCATTGATATCGATCAAAGTCCGATTGGGCGCACGCCTAGAAGTAATCCAGCGACCTATACAAGTGTGTTTGATGACATTCGCGATTTATTCGCAAAGACTAATGAAGCTAAGGTTCGTGGATACAAAAAAGGACGTTTTAGTTTTAACGTGAAGGGCGGTCGTTGTGAAGCATGTCGTGGCGACGGAATTATTAAGATTGAAATGCATTTTTTACCAGATGTCTATGTTCCTTGTGAAGTTTGTCATGGTAAACGTTATAACTCAGAAACACTAGAAGTTCATTATAAAGGAAAGAATATTTCTGATATATTGGATATGACTGTTGAAGATGCAGTGGCATTCTTCCAACATATCCCTAAGATTCATCGTAAATTGAAAACAATTGTAGATGTAGGATTAGGCTATGTTACTTTAGGCCAACCAGCAACTACGCTATCTGGTGGAGAAGCACAGCGAATGAAACTTGCTAGTGAGCTACACAAAAATTCAAATGGTAAAAATTTCTATATATTAGATGAGCCGACAACAGGATTGCATACTGATGATATTGCGAGATTGCTAGTCGTTTTGGAACGATTGGTCGAAGCTGGAAATACGGTTCTTGTAATTGAGCATAATTTAGATGTGATAAAATCGGCTGACCATGTAATTGATTTGGGTCCAGAAGGTGGAGATGGTGGTGGAACGATCGTAGCAACAGGGACGCCAGAAGACATCGCCAAAGTCAAAGCCAGCTACACGGGTAAGTATTTAAAACGAGTTTTATAA
- the rapZ gene encoding RNase adapter RapZ, with translation MADNLQLVIITGMSGAGKTVAIQSFEDMGYFCIDNMPPSLIPKFWELIKESGKVTKIALVIDLRSRNFFREIQDMLVELENTNLIDTTIMFLDATDEELVSRYKETRRAHPLAMDGLITEGIRKERAILEEIRGDAQVVIDTTELSPRQLRERINEEFKSRDTHEFRVELISFGFKYGLPIDADIVMDVRFLPNPHYIPELRPLTGQDSSVYDYVMSFPETESFYTRFIDLLKNVMPGYEKEGKSSVTIAIGCTGGQHRSVALTERVAKELEQDYHVNITHRDKGKRKETVNRS, from the coding sequence ATGGCTGATAATTTACAATTAGTGATAATCACTGGAATGAGCGGGGCAGGGAAGACTGTAGCCATTCAAAGTTTTGAAGATATGGGGTATTTTTGCATCGATAATATGCCTCCAAGTTTAATCCCTAAGTTTTGGGAATTGATCAAAGAATCTGGAAAAGTAACGAAAATTGCTTTAGTAATTGATTTACGTTCTCGTAACTTTTTTAGAGAAATCCAAGATATGTTAGTTGAATTAGAAAATACTAATTTGATCGACACAACGATCATGTTTTTAGATGCAACAGATGAAGAATTAGTTTCTCGTTATAAAGAAACGCGCCGTGCGCATCCATTAGCAATGGATGGCCTAATCACAGAAGGCATTAGAAAAGAGCGAGCGATTCTTGAAGAGATCAGAGGTGATGCTCAAGTTGTGATCGATACGACTGAACTATCTCCAAGACAATTACGAGAAAGAATCAATGAAGAATTCAAATCAAGAGATACACATGAATTTCGTGTTGAGCTGATTTCATTTGGCTTTAAATATGGGTTGCCGATCGATGCTGATATTGTGATGGATGTGCGTTTTTTACCAAATCCTCATTATATCCCTGAACTAAGACCGCTGACAGGTCAAGATTCATCTGTTTATGATTATGTCATGAGTTTTCCAGAGACAGAAAGTTTTTATACTCGCTTTATCGATTTGTTGAAAAACGTGATGCCTGGTTATGAAAAAGAAGGTAAATCCAGTGTTACAATTGCTATCGGCTGTACGGGTGGCCAACATCGCTCAGTAGCTTTGACGGAACGGGTGGCTAAAGAACTTGAACAGGACTATCATGTAAACATCACACATCGTGATAAAGGCAAGCGGAAAGAGACGGTGAACCGTTCATGA
- the ilvB gene encoding biosynthetic-type acetolactate synthase large subunit — protein MAEQQRKMKNGSKILIEALLKQKVEMIFGYPGGAVLPLYDALYDGDIPHILTRHEQGAVHAAEGYAKATGKPGVVIVTSGPGATNAITGIADAMSDSIPMVVFTGQVLTDGIGKDAFQEADVIGLTMPITKNNYQVRETKELPRIIEEAFHIATTGRKGPVVIDLPKDITIMESDAEIEVKLNLPSYQPTVKPNKLQVKKLMEALATAKKPLVLVGAGVLHADAGKELLAFINKYQVPALSSLLGLGAIPTEHELFLGMGGMHGSFAANMALTDCDLLINIGSRFDDRLASAPKEFASNAMIAHVDIDPAEIGKIIETQIPIVADAKETLKEMLKIEVTCTDTTDWKKLNLSRKKLHPFKYDKEQTTEIKPQKVIEFIGELTKGEAIVATDVGQHQMWAAQFYPFKNEKQLITSGGLGTMGYGIPAAIGAKLGCPDKEVVLFVGDGGFQMTNQELAILNIYNSPIKIVILNNRSLGMVRQWQESFFNERRSESVFESQPDFVKMAEAYHIKGVRLDNPATVEADLTEAFKETGSILIEVMVSPTEHVLPMVPAGKANYQMLGVD, from the coding sequence ATGGCAGAACAACAGAGAAAAATGAAAAATGGCTCAAAGATTTTGATTGAAGCGTTGTTGAAGCAAAAGGTAGAAATGATTTTTGGTTATCCTGGTGGAGCAGTCCTTCCTTTATATGACGCTTTATATGATGGCGATATTCCTCATATTTTGACGCGACATGAACAAGGCGCTGTGCATGCGGCTGAAGGTTATGCCAAAGCAACTGGGAAGCCTGGTGTTGTGATTGTAACCAGCGGTCCTGGTGCAACGAATGCAATTACAGGGATTGCGGATGCAATGAGTGATTCGATTCCGATGGTTGTGTTTACAGGTCAAGTTCTCACAGATGGTATCGGAAAAGATGCTTTTCAGGAAGCCGATGTGATCGGATTAACCATGCCAATCACCAAAAATAATTATCAGGTTAGAGAAACCAAAGAGCTACCAAGAATTATCGAAGAAGCCTTTCATATTGCAACAACGGGCAGAAAAGGACCAGTTGTGATCGATTTGCCAAAGGATATCACCATAATGGAATCAGACGCAGAGATTGAGGTCAAACTAAACTTACCAAGCTATCAACCAACCGTGAAACCGAATAAACTTCAGGTGAAAAAATTGATGGAAGCTCTTGCTACAGCCAAAAAACCACTAGTACTTGTCGGTGCGGGTGTCTTACACGCTGATGCAGGAAAAGAATTACTAGCGTTTATCAATAAATATCAAGTACCAGCATTGAGTTCTTTGTTAGGGTTAGGGGCTATTCCAACTGAACACGAGTTATTCTTAGGGATGGGTGGTATGCATGGATCGTTTGCAGCCAATATGGCGCTGACAGATTGCGATTTGCTGATTAATATCGGCTCTCGTTTTGATGATCGTTTAGCCAGTGCGCCAAAAGAATTTGCTTCAAATGCGATGATTGCTCATGTGGATATCGATCCAGCGGAAATTGGGAAAATCATTGAAACACAAATTCCGATTGTAGCCGATGCTAAAGAGACCTTAAAAGAAATGCTGAAAATCGAAGTCACATGTACCGATACGACTGATTGGAAAAAGTTAAATCTTTCTAGAAAAAAATTACATCCGTTTAAATACGATAAAGAGCAAACCACTGAAATCAAGCCGCAAAAAGTCATCGAATTCATCGGTGAATTGACGAAGGGTGAAGCGATTGTGGCAACGGATGTTGGTCAGCATCAAATGTGGGCAGCTCAGTTTTATCCATTCAAAAATGAGAAGCAATTGATCACGAGCGGCGGTCTTGGAACAATGGGATATGGTATTCCTGCGGCAATCGGTGCAAAACTGGGCTGCCCAGATAAAGAAGTCGTATTATTCGTTGGTGACGGTGGTTTTCAAATGACCAATCAAGAATTAGCTATTTTGAACATTTATAATAGCCCGATCAAGATTGTGATCCTAAACAATCGATCATTAGGAATGGTTCGCCAGTGGCAGGAAAGTTTCTTTAACGAACGTCGTTCAGAATCAGTTTTTGAGAGCCAGCCAGACTTTGTTAAAATGGCAGAAGCTTATCATATCAAAGGCGTTAGGCTCGATAATCCGGCGACCGTTGAAGCTGATTTGACTGAAGCATTTAAAGAAACTGGTTCGATTTTGATCGAAGTGATGGTTTCGCCGACTGAACATGTACTACCAATGGTTCCAGCTGGCAAAGCAAACTATCAAATGCTGGGGGTGGACTAA
- a CDS encoding gluconeogenesis factor YvcK family protein, translating into MKMKTYRIRKPKIVVVGGGTGLPVILKSLRNQSADITAVVTVADDGGSSGAIRESMNMTPPGDLRNVLVALSDMPQLYEDIFQYRFDKSDNYFANHAIGNLIIAAVSEMRGSTYEAIQLLSKMMHVDGHIYPSSERPLTLHAVFKDGTTAIGESSIAVDRKTIDHVFVTNTNDDEQPKAARKVVKAIEEADMIVLGPGSMFTSILPNLVINEIGEAIINAEGEVVYICNIMTQKGETEHFTDADHVCVLHEHLNSKFVDTVLVNTENVPDGYMDPEVYDEYLVQVEHDFQKLRDEGCRVISTDFLKLRDGGVFHDGDKVVDELFRIVFGARY; encoded by the coding sequence ATGAAAATGAAAACATACCGGATTAGAAAACCTAAAATCGTCGTTGTTGGCGGTGGGACGGGTTTGCCAGTTATTTTAAAAAGCTTGCGGAACCAAAGTGCTGATATCACAGCTGTTGTGACTGTTGCTGATGATGGCGGCAGCAGTGGAGCGATTCGTGAGTCAATGAATATGACACCACCAGGAGATTTACGTAATGTGTTGGTTGCATTGTCTGATATGCCTCAGCTTTATGAAGATATTTTTCAATATCGGTTTGATAAATCAGACAATTATTTTGCTAATCACGCAATTGGTAATTTGATTATTGCTGCTGTTTCAGAAATGCGCGGGAGCACCTATGAAGCAATTCAGCTATTATCAAAAATGATGCATGTAGATGGGCATATCTATCCTTCATCAGAAAGACCATTGACTCTTCATGCGGTATTTAAAGATGGTACGACTGCGATCGGTGAATCAAGCATTGCCGTTGATCGTAAAACAATTGATCATGTTTTTGTAACCAATACGAATGATGATGAGCAACCCAAAGCGGCTAGAAAAGTCGTTAAAGCAATTGAGGAAGCGGATATGATCGTGTTGGGACCAGGTAGTATGTTCACAAGTATTTTACCTAATTTGGTGATCAACGAAATCGGAGAGGCGATCATTAACGCGGAAGGCGAAGTCGTCTATATTTGTAATATCATGACTCAAAAAGGTGAAACAGAACATTTTACGGATGCTGATCATGTGTGTGTACTTCATGAACATTTAAATAGTAAATTTGTTGATACTGTTTTAGTCAATACAGAAAACGTTCCTGATGGGTATATGGATCCAGAAGTTTATGATGAGTACTTAGTTCAAGTGGAACATGACTTCCAAAAATTACGAGATGAAGGCTGTCGTGTGATTTCCACGGACTTTTTAAAATTACGAGATGGCGGCGTTTTTCACGATGGGGACAAAGTAGTAGATGAACTATTCCGAATCGTATTTGGCGCAAGATATTAA
- the clpP gene encoding ATP-dependent Clp endopeptidase proteolytic subunit ClpP: protein MNLIPTVIEQSSRGERAYDIYSRLLKDRIIMLSGPIDDNVANSVIAQLLFLDAQDSEKDIYIYINSPGGSVSAGLAIFDTMNFVKADVQTIVLGMAASMGSFLLTAGTKGKRFALPNAEIMIHQPLGGAQGQATEIEIAAKHILDTRDRLNKILAERTGQPLEVIERDTDRDNFMTAQQAKEYGLIDEVMENSSSLSK from the coding sequence ATGAATTTAATACCAACAGTCATTGAACAGTCATCTCGTGGAGAAAGAGCGTATGACATTTATTCACGATTATTAAAAGATAGAATCATTATGTTGAGTGGTCCGATCGATGATAATGTAGCCAACTCAGTCATTGCGCAATTACTATTTTTGGATGCGCAAGACTCTGAAAAAGATATCTATATTTATATCAACTCACCAGGCGGAAGTGTTTCTGCTGGTTTAGCTATTTTCGATACAATGAATTTTGTTAAAGCAGATGTTCAAACAATCGTCCTTGGCATGGCTGCTTCTATGGGGAGTTTCTTACTAACAGCTGGTACAAAAGGCAAACGTTTTGCCTTACCAAACGCTGAAATTATGATCCATCAACCGCTAGGCGGCGCTCAAGGTCAAGCAACTGAGATCGAAATCGCAGCGAAACACATTCTTGACACGCGCGATCGCTTAAATAAAATTTTAGCAGAGCGCACGGGTCAACCACTTGAAGTTATCGAACGTGATACTGATCGTGATAACTTTATGACAGCTCAACAAGCAAAAGAATACGGCTTGATCGATGAAGTAATGGAAAATAGCAGCTCATTAAGCAAATAA
- the ilvD gene encoding dihydroxy-acid dehydratase, which yields MRSDQIKKGIEAAPARSLLYATGQVKNAKDMDKPFIAICNSYIDIVPGHVHLRELADVAKEAIREAGGIPFEFNTIGVDDGIAMGHIGMRYSLPSREIIADAAETVINAHWFDGVFYIPNCDKITPGMLMASVRTNVPAIFCSGGPMKAGVDPRGHTTTLSNMFEAVGTFKEGKMTEEEFNFMEQNACPTCGSCAGMFTANSMNCLMEVLGMALPGNGTILAVSDERRELVRKSAFHLMDLVKNQVKPRDIITKEAIDDAFALDMAMGGSTNTVLHTLAIANEAEIDYNLEEVNAIAERVPYLSKIAPSSAYSMHDVHEAGGVPAIMKELVDLGNAIHPDRITVTGKTIRENVQDAVIKNEEVIHPKENPYSPVGGLSILYGNIAPKGSVIKVGGVDPSIKKFVGKAICFSSHDEAVAAIDDHTVTKGHVVVIRYEGPKGGPGMPEMLAPTSSIVGRGLGKDVALITDGRFSGATRGIAVGHISPEAAAGGPIALIEDGDEIEIDLINRTLELHVSDEELAKRNDQLPKFKAKVKTGYLARYTALVTSAHTGGIMQIPEDLLD from the coding sequence ATGCGTAGTGATCAAATCAAAAAAGGAATCGAAGCCGCCCCTGCTAGAAGCTTACTTTATGCGACTGGACAGGTTAAAAATGCCAAAGATATGGACAAGCCGTTTATTGCAATTTGTAATTCTTATATTGATATTGTCCCAGGTCATGTGCATTTGAGAGAATTAGCGGATGTGGCAAAAGAAGCGATCCGTGAAGCTGGAGGAATTCCTTTTGAATTCAATACGATCGGTGTAGACGATGGGATTGCTATGGGACATATTGGTATGCGTTATTCACTGCCAAGTCGAGAAATTATTGCAGATGCTGCAGAAACTGTCATTAATGCGCATTGGTTTGATGGTGTTTTTTACATCCCAAACTGTGACAAAATCACTCCAGGAATGCTGATGGCCAGCGTTCGAACCAATGTCCCAGCAATTTTTTGTTCAGGCGGACCTATGAAAGCTGGCGTTGATCCGAGAGGCCATACAACAACACTTTCTAATATGTTTGAAGCAGTCGGTACCTTTAAAGAAGGAAAAATGACTGAAGAAGAATTTAATTTTATGGAACAAAATGCTTGCCCAACTTGCGGTTCATGTGCAGGAATGTTTACGGCAAACTCTATGAACTGTTTGATGGAAGTTTTAGGAATGGCTTTACCGGGTAATGGTACGATTTTAGCTGTATCAGATGAACGTAGAGAATTAGTTAGAAAATCAGCTTTTCATTTGATGGATCTAGTCAAAAATCAAGTGAAACCTAGAGATATCATCACCAAAGAAGCAATCGATGATGCATTCGCCTTAGATATGGCAATGGGTGGTTCAACCAATACTGTCTTGCATACCTTAGCAATCGCTAATGAAGCTGAGATTGATTACAACTTAGAGGAAGTCAATGCGATTGCAGAACGTGTTCCATATCTTTCTAAAATTGCACCATCTTCTGCATACTCAATGCATGATGTACATGAAGCTGGCGGCGTTCCAGCAATCATGAAAGAGTTAGTCGATCTAGGTAATGCTATTCATCCAGATCGGATCACGGTTACAGGAAAAACGATTCGTGAAAATGTTCAGGATGCTGTAATCAAAAATGAAGAAGTCATCCATCCAAAAGAAAATCCATACAGCCCAGTCGGTGGTTTATCGATTTTATATGGCAATATTGCGCCAAAAGGTAGTGTCATCAAAGTCGGTGGTGTTGATCCATCAATCAAAAAATTTGTAGGAAAAGCGATTTGTTTCAGTTCTCATGATGAGGCTGTTGCAGCAATTGATGATCATACTGTAACCAAAGGACATGTTGTCGTAATTCGTTATGAAGGACCAAAAGGCGGTCCAGGTATGCCAGAAATGTTAGCACCCACCTCGAGTATTGTTGGACGTGGCTTAGGTAAAGATGTTGCCTTGATCACTGATGGCCGATTCTCAGGAGCAACTCGGGGAATTGCTGTCGGACATATTTCTCCAGAGGCAGCGGCTGGAGGACCCATCGCATTGATTGAAGATGGAGACGAGATCGAAATTGATTTGATTAATCGAACGTTAGAATTACATGTTTCTGATGAAGAGCTGGCGAAACGAAATGACCAATTGCCAAAATTCAAAGCTAAGGTAAAAACAGGATACCTAGCTCGCTATACAGCTTTGGTAACGTCAGCTCATACAGGTGGGATCATGCAGATTCCAGAAGATTTGCTAGACTAG
- a CDS encoding DsbA family protein has translation MDISVIDATKVTTKNGLAIGNDSAPVKMVEFMNVRCPYCKKWFEESFDLLNEYVKAGKVQRIIKLLDKEKESLQRGNVMHHHINYDLPEKGLTDLKQMYDTQDQWGHLSLEDVAIFAEDNLQLAKKEEPAIVQAIVAEAEAANIKFVPTIVIGEHIFDESVTKEELIRYIERY, from the coding sequence ATGGATATTTCAGTAATTGATGCAACAAAAGTTACAACAAAGAACGGTTTAGCGATCGGTAATGATTCAGCACCCGTAAAAATGGTAGAATTTATGAATGTTCGCTGCCCATATTGTAAAAAATGGTTTGAGGAATCTTTTGACTTATTAAATGAATATGTTAAAGCTGGCAAAGTTCAACGAATCATCAAACTTTTAGATAAGGAAAAAGAAAGTTTGCAACGTGGTAATGTCATGCATCATCATATCAATTATGATCTACCTGAAAAGGGTTTGACCGATTTAAAACAAATGTATGATACCCAAGATCAATGGGGACATCTTTCTTTAGAAGATGTCGCGATATTTGCAGAAGATAATTTGCAACTAGCTAAAAAAGAAGAACCTGCAATTGTTCAAGCCATCGTAGCGGAAGCGGAAGCTGCTAATATTAAATTTGTGCCAACCATCGTAATTGGTGAGCATATCTTTGATGAGTCAGTGACAAAAGAAGAATTAATTCGCTATATTGAACGGTACTAA
- the whiA gene encoding DNA-binding protein WhiA: MSFAADVKKELTTLEVHREHARAELAALIRMNGSLSIVNQQFVLNVQTENAAIARRIYSLLKDHYDVRSELLVRKKMKLKKNNVYIVRLKQDTKSVLADLDILDGMMFNTHVSDDIIGNAQKMRSYLRGAFMASGSVNNPETSRYHLEIFSIYEEHNDDICQMLNYYDLNARTLERRNGYISYLKGAERIADFLTLIGATNSMLKFEDVRIVRDMRNSVNRLVNCETANLNKTIDAASKQIENIQYIESVVGLAALPGKLQEIAELRLEYPEVSLKELGEMIPSGAISKSGINHRIRKINEFADKLREKSA, from the coding sequence TTGTCATTTGCAGCAGATGTAAAAAAAGAACTGACGACATTAGAGGTTCATCGAGAGCATGCTAGGGCTGAGTTAGCTGCTTTGATTCGGATGAACGGATCATTAAGTATTGTAAACCAGCAATTTGTACTGAATGTTCAAACCGAAAATGCAGCGATTGCTAGACGAATCTATTCTCTTTTAAAAGATCATTACGATGTTCGATCGGAATTGTTAGTCCGCAAAAAAATGAAACTAAAAAAAAATAACGTGTATATCGTTCGACTAAAGCAAGACACGAAAAGTGTCCTAGCAGATTTGGATATTTTAGATGGCATGATGTTCAACACCCATGTATCCGATGATATTATCGGAAATGCACAAAAAATGAGATCATATTTAAGAGGAGCATTTATGGCTTCCGGTTCAGTCAATAATCCGGAAACAAGTCGTTATCATTTGGAAATATTTTCGATTTACGAAGAACATAATGACGATATTTGCCAGATGCTGAACTACTATGATTTAAATGCCAGGACGTTAGAGCGGCGCAATGGTTACATTTCTTATTTGAAAGGTGCCGAAAGAATTGCTGATTTCTTAACCTTGATCGGTGCGACAAATTCAATGCTAAAATTTGAAGATGTCCGTATTGTTCGTGACATGCGTAATTCAGTGAATCGCTTAGTAAATTGTGAAACCGCAAATCTAAATAAAACTATTGATGCAGCATCGAAACAAATTGAAAATATTCAGTATATTGAAAGTGTTGTTGGACTGGCTGCTTTACCAGGGAAACTGCAGGAGATTGCAGAGTTACGCTTAGAATATCCGGAAGTCAGTTTGAAAGAGTTGGGTGAGATGATTCCATCTGGCGCTATTTCAAAATCAGGCATCAATCATCGGATTCGGAAAATCAATGAATTTGCAGATAAACTAAGAGAAAAAAGTGCATAG